A stretch of Tripterygium wilfordii isolate XIE 37 chromosome 11, ASM1340144v1, whole genome shotgun sequence DNA encodes these proteins:
- the LOC120008597 gene encoding pentatricopeptide repeat-containing protein At1g20230, whose amino-acid sequence MSRQALPLFENLHRSIIPCLDSLTSPLSHARQAHAHFIKTSISGDSYLATKLLSLYANHNCFSDACLVFDSVAERTLFSFSALIQVFTKSNHFSLAIRGFTQMTSHGLMPDALVLPSVLKACSGLKLLKVGQQVHCFAYVSGFESDLVLQSSLVHSYLKCDRIKDARKLFDRLPQPDVVTYSALLSGYARHGLVEEAKELFSGIENLGVEPNLFSWNGMVTGFNHSGHYEEAVAVFRNMVSEGFKPDDCSISGALSAVGNMANLGVGIQIHAHAIKQGLEQSNCILSALIDMYGKAGHVVEMSRVFDEMIDMDIVACNAFITGLSRNGHYHDALSVFKQIKCQGLELNVTSWTSMIAGCSQNGKDIQALDLFREMQIEGVKPNSVTIPCLLPACGNIAALNHGKAAHCFSIRRGFSNDICVSSALIDMYAKCGRIQLSRLCFENMPTRNLACWNAIMGGYAMHGKAKEAMETFDIMQRSGQKPDFISFTCVLSACCQGGLTDKGRYYFDSMSRDHGIEPRVEHYACMVNLLSRAGRLDEAHAMIKQMPIEPDACVWGALLSSCKIHNNVNLGAAAAKELFELEPNNPGNYVLLSNIYASKTMWAEVDALRDTMKSMGMKKNPGCSWIELKNKMHMLLAGDKSHPQMMQIVEKLAELSMEMKRSGYLPHTDFVMQDVEEQDKEQILCGHSEKLAVVLGLLNTGPGTPLQVIKNIRICGDCHSVIKFISSFERREIFVRDTNRFHHFKEGVCSCGDYW is encoded by the coding sequence ATGTCAAGGCAAGCTCTTCCTCTCTTCGAAAACTTGCATCGGTCTATCATCCCCTGCCTCGACTCATTAACATCTCCATTATCACACGCGAGACAAGCCCATGCCCATTTTATCAAAACCAGCATCTCCGGCGACTCATATCTCGCCACCAAGCTCCTCTCTCTTTACGCCAATCACAACTGCTTCTCCGATGCATGCCTCGTCTTCGATTCCGTCGCTGAACGCACGCTCTTCTCCTTCTCCGCCCTCATACAAGTGTTTACGAAATCCAATCATTTTAGCCTTGCTATTCGCGGGTTCACTCAAATGACATCTCACGGTCTCATGCCCGATGCCCTTGTTCTGCCAAGTGTTTTAAAGGCATGCTCTGGATTGAAGTTATTGAAAGTGGGTCAACAGGTTCATTGCTTCGCTTATGTATCAGGGTTTGAATCAGATTTAGTTCTTCAATCTTCTTTGGTGCATTCGTATTTAAAATGTGACCGAATTAAGGATGCTCGCAAACTATTTGATAGATTGCCCCAACCGGATGTAGTTACTTACAGTGCTTTGCTCTCAGGTTATGCGCGCCATGGACTAGTGGAAGAGGCAAAAGAGCTCTTTTCTGGAATTGAAAATCTGGGTGTAGAACCCAATTTGTTTTCTTGGAATGGTATGGTCACAGGGTTTAATCATAGTGGACACTACGAGGAGGCAGTTGCCGTTTTTAGGAATATGGTTTCAGAAGGATTTAAGCCTGATGATTGTAGTATCTCTGGTGCTCTATCTGCTGTGGGTAACATGGCGAATTTGGGTGTTGGGATACAAATTCATGCTCATGCGATCAAGCAAGGTCTAGAGCAGAGCAATTGCATCTTAAGTGCACTGATTGATATGTATGGTAAGGCTGGCCATGTGGTGGAAATGTCACGGGTGTTTGATGAGATGATCGATATGGACATAGTTGCTTGCAATGCTTTTATTACTGGGCTCTCGCGAAATGGTCATTATCATGATGCATTATCTGTATTTAAGCAAATTAAGTGCCAAGGGTTGGAACTTAATGTTACGTCTTGGACATCAATGATTGCAGGTTGTTCTCAGAATGGGAAAGATATTCAGGCATTGGATCTTTTCAGAGAGATGCAAATTGAGGGTGTGAAACCCAATTCTGTAACAATCCCTTGCTTGCTACCAGCTTGTGGAAATATTGCAGCTTTAAATCATGGGAAGGCAGCTCATTGCTTCTCTATTAGACGGGGATTCTCTAATGATATTTGTGTGAGCAGTGCATTAATTGATATGTATGCGAAGTGTGGGAGAATTCAGTTGTCTCGCctttgttttgaaaatatgCCTACCAGAAATTTGGCTTGCTGGAATGCAATAATGGGTGGATATGCAATGCATGGAAAGGCAAAGGAGGCTATGGAGACATTTGATATCATGCAAAGGAGCGGGCAGAAGCCCGATTTTATCAGCTTTACTTGTGTATTATCAGCCTGCTGCCAGGGTGGCCTAACAGATAAAGGTCGGTATTATTTTGATAGCATGTCCAGGGATCATGGTATTGAACCAAGGGTAGAGCACTATGCTTGTATGGTGAACCTTCTAAGTCGTGCTGGAAGGCTAGATGAGGCACATGCAATGATCAAGCAAATGCCAATAGAACCAGATGCTTGTGTTTGGGGTGCTTTGCTGAGTTCTTGTAAAATCCACAATAATGTTAATTTAGGTGCGGCTGCTGCAAAAGAACTCTTTGAGCTAGAACCTAACAATCCTGGAAACTATGTTCTTCTGTCAAATATTTATGCGTCTAAGACCATGTGGGCTGAAGTAGATGCATTGAGGGATACGATGAAGAGTATGGGTATGAAGAAAAACCCTGGATGCAGTTGGATCGAGCTCAAGAACAAGATGCACATGCTACTTGCTGGAGACAAATCACATCCACAGATGATGCAAATTGTTGAGAAGTTAGCTGAATTGAGCATGGAGATGAAAAGATCAGGTTACTTGCCTCATACTGACTTTGTGATGCAAGATGTGGAGGAGCAGGATAAGGAACAGATCCTTTGCGGGCACAGTGAGAAGTTGGCAGTAGTGCTTGGGCTCCTTAACACCGGTCCGGGGACTCCTCTTCAAGTAATTAAAAACATCAGAATCTGTGGTGATTGCCATTCTGTTATAAAGTTCATATCAAGCTTTGAAAGAAGAGAGATTTTTGTCAGAGACACAAATCGGTTTCATCATTTCAAGGAAGGGGTTTGTTCATGTGGGGATTATTGGTGA
- the LOC120008598 gene encoding E3 ubiquitin-protein ligase ATL23, whose product MVSSPSPSPASSAPTSSDHAMLVSVFLALFLPCVGMSAVFLIYLFVLWFSTRNQSEFAKPVAGKGLSESELEKVPKVTGKELVMGTECAVCLDEIESEQPARLLPGCNHGFHLQCADAWLSRNSVCPVCRTKLDPQFFDASQDNPC is encoded by the coding sequence ATGGTCTCTTCTCCATCGCCTTCACCTGCTTCAAGCGCCCCTACCAGTTCCGATCACGCGATGCTCGTCTCTGTTTTTTTGGCTCTGTTTCTCCCATGCGTAGGCATGAGCGCAGTGTTCCTCATATATCTTTTCGTCTTGTGGTTTTCAACAAGGAATCAGTCGGAATTTGCGAAGCCAGTGGCGGGGAAGGGGCTGTCGGAGTCGGAATTGGAGAAGGTTCCGAAGGTTACTGGGAAAGAACTGGTGATGGGGACGGAGTGCGCGGTGTgtttggatgaaattgagagCGAACAACCGGCTAGGCTGCTTCCCGGTTGCAATCACGGATTTCATCTGCAGTGTGCGGATGCTTGGCTTTCGAGGAACTCTGTTTGCCCTGTTTGTAGAACTAAGCTTGACCCACAGTTCTTCGATGCTTCACAAGATAATCCTTGCTAG
- the LOC120009042 gene encoding probable nucleoredoxin 2, with the protein MVLEKERNLQTTQALTNGDSAVKETRFSSLFVSGDRDYLLSPDGSQARVSDLEGKVIGLYFSANWYPPCRNFNEFLIHFYEQLNQVHGSNFDIIFVSCDEDLDAFNEYRSTMPWLAVPFSDLENKKALTRKFEVEDIPCLVMLQPNDDKDEATLRDGVELVHRYGVDAFPFTRQRLQELHMEEIEKHERQNLMNLLTNHDRDYVLGHPGHTQVPISSLVGKTIGLYFSAEWCLPCVKFTPKLISIYNNIKQILVDKQFEDFNIVFVSNDRDQTAFNSYFSSMPWLALPFGDQTLKHLTKYFDVRGIPTLVILGPDGKTLTKLGRNLINLYQENAYPFTEAKVEILEREMEEEAKNLSRSEFHEGHRHELNLVGEGTGGGPFICCDCEEQGSGWAYQCLECGYEIHPKCVRVAAPGFVLGR; encoded by the exons atGGTTTTGGAGAAAGAGAGGAACCTGCAGACTACTCAAGCTTTAACAAACGGTGATTCTGCAGTGAAAGAGACTAGGTTTTCATCTCTTTTTGTCTCTGGAGATCGAGATTATCTCCTCTCACCAGATGGTTCCCAg GCGAGGGTTTCTGATCTTGAAGGGAAGGTGATAGGTCTATATTTCTCAGCGAATTGGTACCCACCATGCAGAAACTTCAACGAATTCCTAATTCATTTCTATGAACAACTAAACCAAGTTCATGGATCCAATTTTGACATTATCTTTGTCTCATGCGACGAAGATTTGGATGCGTTCAATGAGTACCGTTCGACCATGCCATGGCTTGCTGTTCCTTTTTCGGATTTGGAGAACAAAAAAGCCTTGACTAGAAAATTTGAAGTGGAAGACATTCCTTGCTTGGTAATGTTGCAGCCTaatgatgataaagatgaagCCACATTGAGAGATGGTGTTGAACTCGTGCACCGATATGGGGTTGATGCATTTCCTTTTACTAGGCAAAGGTTGCAAGAGTTGCATATGGAAGAGATTGAGAAGCATGAGAGGCAGAATTTGATGAATTTGCTAACGAATCATGATAGAGATTATGTTTTGGGTCATCCTGGACATACACAG GTGCCTATTTCTTCATTGGTAGGAAAAACAATCGGACTTTATTTCTCTGCGGAATGGTGTCTTCCATGTGTGAAATTCACTCCAAAGTTGATCTCAATTTACAACAACATCAAGCAAATCCTTGTAGACAAGCAGTTCGAGGACTTCAATATAGTCTTTGTATCAAACGATCGCGACCAAACAGCCTTCAATTCCTACTTCAGCTCCATGCCATGGCTTGCATTACCTTTCGGAGACCAAACTCTCAAACACCTCACAAAGTACTTCGACGTTCGAGGAATTCCTACTTTGGTCATATTAGGACCAGATGGAAAGACTCTAACCAAACTTGGGAGAAACCTCATTAATTTGTACCAGGAAAATGCATATCCGTTCACCGAAGCCAAGGTGGAGATTctggagagagagatggaggagGAAGCGAAGAACCTGTCGAGATCAGAGTTTCATGAAGGGCATCGCCACGAGCTTAATTTGGTAGGAGAGGGCACTGGAGGAGGACCATTTATATGTTGTGATTGTGAAGAACAAGGGTCTGGTTGGGCTTATCAGTGTCTCGAGTGTGGCTATGAGATTCACCCAAAGTGTGTGCGGGTCGCAGCCCCTGGGTTTGTGTTGGGTCGGTGA